The following proteins come from a genomic window of Laspinema palackyanum D2c:
- a CDS encoding ABC transporter ATP-binding protein, which yields MIEVEHLSKIYGSTPAIQDVTFTVEPGEILGFLGPNGAGKTTTMRILAGYLPANSGTAKVAGYEVHEDSMAVRQRIGYLPETPPLYPDMTVEGFLHFVARLKQVRPGDRPERVNWALKRCNLEEKRSVLIRKLSKGFRQRVGIAQAIVHDPPVIILDEPTVGLDPRQIIEVRNLIKSLAGDHTIILSTHILPEVSMTCSRVAIINRGQVVATGSPDELMVQLTGGTSYELEGEMADDRAEFEDRIYLLKGLEEVPGVRSAEWVSDQKLPPSRRKIRAIAEPGTEPGPEIITQLVTSGFRVHEMRRTQASLEDLFLQLTTEETIVESDPESDLVLSGGTVVQETDEAAIADAEVIEEADTEQEKEGEEN from the coding sequence ATGATTGAAGTTGAGCATCTGAGCAAAATTTATGGCTCGACACCAGCCATTCAGGATGTCACCTTTACGGTGGAGCCTGGGGAAATTTTAGGATTTCTCGGTCCTAATGGTGCAGGCAAAACCACGACGATGCGGATTTTGGCGGGGTATTTACCCGCCAATAGCGGCACCGCCAAGGTGGCAGGTTATGAGGTCCATGAAGATTCGATGGCAGTGCGGCAACGGATTGGTTATCTGCCGGAGACGCCTCCTTTATATCCCGATATGACGGTGGAGGGATTTTTGCATTTTGTGGCGCGACTGAAACAAGTGCGCCCCGGCGATCGCCCAGAACGGGTAAATTGGGCGCTCAAGCGTTGCAATCTGGAAGAAAAGCGATCGGTTCTGATTCGCAAGCTCTCCAAGGGGTTTCGCCAACGGGTGGGGATTGCTCAGGCGATCGTCCATGACCCCCCGGTGATTATTTTGGATGAACCGACGGTGGGTTTGGATCCCCGGCAAATCATTGAGGTGCGGAATCTGATTAAAAGTTTGGCGGGAGACCATACGATTATTTTATCTACCCATATTTTGCCGGAAGTCAGTATGACCTGTAGCCGCGTGGCGATTATTAATCGGGGTCAAGTGGTGGCAACGGGTTCCCCGGATGAGTTGATGGTGCAACTCACGGGAGGGACTTCCTATGAATTGGAAGGGGAAATGGCAGATGATCGGGCGGAGTTTGAAGATCGGATTTACTTGCTAAAGGGCCTGGAAGAAGTGCCGGGAGTGCGATCGGCAGAATGGGTTTCGGATCAGAAATTGCCCCCTTCTCGGCGCAAGATTCGGGCGATCGCAGAACCTGGGACGGAACCGGGTCCCGAAATTATTACTCAGTTGGTAACCAGCGGATTTCGGGTGCATGAGATGCGACGCACCCAAGCAAGTCTCGAAGATCTATTCCTGCAACTGACGACGGAGGAAACCATCGTGGAGTCAGATCCGGAGTCCGATTTGGTGCTTTCCGGTGGAACGGTGGTGCAGGAAACCGATGAAGCGGCGATCGCTGATGCTGAGGTGATTGAAGAAGCCGACACAGAACAAGAAAAAGAAGGAGAAGAAAACTAA
- a CDS encoding leucyl aminopeptidase, with protein MEFQGIETPRLDWSGDALAIGVFEEGTEVTGELGQLNDKLGGTIAELIAEVEFKGKDNSSAVTRVGGGSAIRKIILVGLGKSESLTVDSLRRAAGTAAKVASKEKCKTLGIDLPLWNNDPDTTAQAIAEGIELALFKDLRFKSDPEEKGSPLERVELLGLADRQGSITRGLQISSGVNLARELVAAPSNIVTPMSMAEMAEELAAEYGLDLEILEQEDCQNLGMGAFLGVAQASEMPPKFIHLTYKPQGTPRRKLAIVGKGLTFDSGGLNIKPTGSGIEMMKTDMSGSAATFGAAKAIGQLKPDVEVHFITAVTENMISGRAMHPGDILTASNGKTIEVNNTDAEGRLTLADALVFTEKLGVDAIVDLATLTGACVVALGNDIAGLWSTDEGLANQLLTASKTAGEKFWQLPMEESYFEGLKSLHADMKNTGPRPGGSITAALFLKQFVEKTPWAHLDIAGPVWTEKDKGYNSAGATGFGVRTLVNWVLNPA; from the coding sequence ATGGAATTTCAAGGAATAGAAACGCCACGGTTGGACTGGTCTGGAGACGCCTTAGCGATTGGGGTGTTTGAAGAGGGGACGGAAGTCACCGGGGAATTAGGTCAACTCAATGACAAGCTAGGCGGGACGATCGCCGAACTGATCGCTGAGGTGGAGTTTAAAGGTAAGGACAATAGTAGCGCAGTGACTCGGGTCGGTGGCGGCAGTGCCATCCGCAAGATTATTTTAGTGGGGTTAGGGAAATCAGAGTCCCTCACTGTGGATAGTTTGAGACGTGCTGCTGGGACTGCCGCCAAGGTGGCGAGTAAAGAAAAGTGCAAAACCCTCGGCATCGATCTCCCTCTGTGGAATAATGACCCAGATACCACGGCCCAGGCGATCGCTGAAGGGATAGAATTAGCCCTGTTTAAGGATTTGCGCTTTAAGTCGGACCCGGAAGAAAAGGGCTCGCCCCTAGAACGGGTGGAGTTGCTCGGTTTGGCCGATCGCCAAGGGTCCATTACCCGAGGTTTACAAATTTCTAGTGGGGTGAATTTAGCCCGGGAGTTGGTGGCGGCCCCCTCCAATATTGTCACGCCGATGTCAATGGCTGAAATGGCAGAGGAACTGGCGGCTGAATATGGTCTCGACCTGGAAATCCTGGAACAGGAAGATTGTCAAAACCTGGGAATGGGTGCGTTTCTCGGGGTGGCGCAAGCGTCGGAAATGCCCCCGAAATTTATCCATTTGACCTACAAACCCCAAGGGACACCCCGACGGAAATTGGCGATCGTGGGTAAGGGGTTGACTTTTGACTCGGGGGGGCTGAATATTAAGCCCACCGGCAGTGGCATTGAAATGATGAAGACGGATATGAGCGGTTCTGCTGCAACGTTTGGCGCGGCGAAGGCGATCGGGCAATTAAAACCCGATGTCGAGGTGCACTTCATCACAGCGGTGACGGAGAATATGATTAGTGGTCGGGCCATGCACCCGGGAGATATCCTCACCGCCTCTAATGGTAAAACCATTGAGGTGAATAATACCGATGCGGAAGGTCGCTTAACCCTGGCGGATGCCTTGGTGTTTACGGAGAAACTGGGGGTCGATGCGATCGTGGATTTAGCCACCCTCACCGGCGCTTGTGTGGTTGCCCTCGGCAATGATATTGCTGGGTTGTGGAGTACAGATGAAGGGTTAGCGAATCAGTTGCTCACCGCTTCCAAAACCGCTGGCGAAAAGTTCTGGCAGTTACCGATGGAAGAGTCCTATTTTGAGGGATTGAAGTCCCTGCACGCGGATATGAAAAATACCGGGCCCCGTCCCGGTGGCTCTATTACCGCAGCACTCTTCCTCAAGCAATTTGTGGAGAAAACACCCTGGGCCCATTTAGATATTGCAGGGCCGGTTTGGACGGAAAAAGATAAGGGATATAACAGTGCTGGGGCAACGGGTTTCGGAGTCCGCACTCTCGTCAATTGGGTTCTGAATCCGGCTTAA
- a CDS encoding transglycosylase SLT domain-containing protein produces the protein MNKWIEWSQKTPKILTLGGSSSRQSAVKPLAMMSYEQRASQLEQLALNGEGLDRSQARYMLANDLLEQGQATQALESLQDLEKDYGLLAPYILFKRAQAYELSNNSAQARETWTELLENHPESPVVVEALYALGKSNPQYWDQALEKFPAHPKSMEIAQTRLKENPNRLDLLLPIASHGFYLDNYKSHLQKLTNQHRDRLTPENWEAIAFGYWEKQDYGKGGEAYASATWNPQSAYRLGRGRQLSGDNSGAILAYKRLFVDFPDSEEASMGLEQLITLVEPKEALTYIDELINRFPNKAGEALFARSKILDELGSRSAAKEARDKVLSEYSNSEGAAELRWSLAQQSVAINNFDEARKWALELRQENPDSELAPEAGFWAGKWAQRLGLSKEARQTYEDILFNYTESYYAWRSAVLLGWDVGDFTNVRALTPAIIGQTERIEIPVGSDVLKELYLLGQDQDAWTLWQVEFTNRREPSVPEQFTDGLIRLGVGDNLDGIFMLSSLRWRDKPEDQEQYKQIKVQPHYWEALYPFPYVDLIQKASQEQQMNPLLVTALMRQESRFMPKIRSSVGAVGLMQVMPETGSWAAQSMGIKNFNLEDPEDNIKIGTWYLDFTHGQYKDNSMLAVASYNAGPSNVASWIEQFGFDDPDEFADKIPFPETNGYVKHVFENYWNYLRLYSPEIAKKLGQ, from the coding sequence ATGAATAAATGGATCGAATGGAGTCAGAAAACTCCCAAAATTCTGACCCTCGGGGGAAGCAGCAGTCGCCAGTCGGCGGTCAAACCTTTAGCGATGATGTCTTATGAGCAACGAGCTAGTCAGTTAGAACAGTTGGCCCTCAATGGGGAAGGTCTCGATCGCTCCCAAGCTCGTTATATGTTAGCCAACGATTTACTCGAACAAGGGCAGGCAACACAGGCCCTGGAATCGCTCCAAGACTTAGAAAAGGACTATGGACTGCTCGCCCCCTACATTTTGTTTAAACGCGCTCAGGCTTATGAACTGAGCAATAATTCTGCCCAAGCGCGGGAAACTTGGACAGAATTGCTCGAAAATCATCCCGAGTCTCCGGTGGTGGTTGAAGCACTCTATGCACTAGGAAAAAGCAACCCCCAATATTGGGACCAGGCCCTGGAGAAATTCCCGGCTCACCCCAAGAGTATGGAAATTGCTCAAACCCGCTTAAAAGAAAATCCCAATCGTCTGGATTTATTATTGCCGATCGCCAGCCATGGCTTTTACCTGGACAATTACAAATCCCATCTGCAAAAACTGACCAATCAACATCGCGATCGCCTCACCCCAGAAAATTGGGAAGCCATCGCCTTCGGCTATTGGGAAAAACAAGACTATGGCAAAGGCGGGGAAGCCTACGCTTCCGCCACATGGAACCCCCAGAGCGCCTATCGTCTCGGCAGAGGACGTCAGCTCTCCGGAGATAACAGCGGGGCTATCTTAGCCTACAAACGACTCTTCGTAGACTTTCCCGACAGCGAAGAAGCCAGCATGGGGTTAGAGCAACTGATTACCCTAGTCGAACCCAAAGAAGCCCTGACTTATATCGACGAATTGATTAACCGCTTCCCCAACAAAGCCGGAGAAGCCTTGTTCGCCCGATCAAAAATCCTGGATGAGTTGGGCAGCCGCAGTGCAGCTAAAGAAGCCCGGGACAAGGTTCTGAGTGAGTATAGCAATTCCGAAGGAGCCGCTGAACTGCGATGGAGTTTGGCCCAACAAAGTGTGGCCATTAACAATTTTGATGAAGCGCGCAAGTGGGCTTTGGAACTGCGTCAGGAAAACCCTGATAGCGAACTGGCTCCAGAAGCCGGTTTCTGGGCTGGAAAGTGGGCGCAGCGCCTGGGGTTGAGCAAGGAAGCTCGCCAAACCTACGAAGACATTTTGTTTAACTATACCGAATCCTACTATGCGTGGCGATCTGCCGTGTTGTTAGGATGGGATGTGGGTGACTTTACGAATGTCCGTGCTCTGACGCCGGCGATCATCGGTCAAACCGAACGCATCGAGATCCCAGTCGGCTCTGATGTCCTCAAAGAACTGTACCTCCTCGGCCAAGATCAAGATGCCTGGACCCTCTGGCAGGTCGAATTTACCAATCGCCGGGAACCCTCAGTCCCTGAGCAGTTTACTGATGGATTGATTCGCCTTGGGGTTGGAGATAACCTCGATGGCATTTTTATGTTGTCCAGTCTGCGCTGGCGAGACAAACCTGAAGACCAAGAGCAATACAAACAAATCAAGGTACAACCTCATTATTGGGAAGCACTTTATCCCTTCCCTTATGTTGACCTGATCCAAAAGGCTTCTCAAGAACAACAAATGAATCCCTTATTGGTGACGGCCTTAATGCGCCAAGAGTCCCGATTTATGCCAAAAATTCGGTCTTCCGTGGGTGCCGTTGGGTTGATGCAGGTCATGCCAGAAACCGGGTCCTGGGCGGCCCAAAGTATGGGTATCAAAAATTTCAACCTAGAAGATCCCGAAGATAATATTAAAATTGGGACTTGGTATCTAGATTTTACTCATGGTCAGTATAAAGATAACTCGATGTTAGCCGTGGCGAGTTACAATGCTGGACCCAGTAATGTAGCTTCCTGGATCGAGCAATTTGGATTCGACGATCCGGATGAGTTCGCCGACAAGATTCCTTTCCCCGAAACAAACGGTTACGTCAAGCACGTTTTTGAGAACTACTGGAATTATTTGCGGCTATACAGCCCCGAAATTGCCAAGAAACTCGGACAATAA
- a CDS encoding glycoside hydrolase family 5 protein produces MNSGKLLQFFALAGLSISSFSIAPASPAHADLTTSSLPDGEHPLETRLDRLTQGINLSHWFAQSETYNPFHMENFISDDDLDLLGDLGFQHVRLPVDPALLMDLSNPESLNVEYLGYLDSALDRILERDLGVIVDLQANDEFKEYLARDDEFVDTFVQFAGALAQHLSPRDPDFLFLEVLNEPSFNFFALEDVDPVKRWDWVQGEILGAFRSGAPEHTAIATGYDWSGIDGLRKLTPVADPNVVYNFHFYEPMTFTHQGADWIDEHFNLVLDLPYPYNQVECDAVILRMTDEDLRHVAQSYCDEQWNADKIKARIGLAAAWATEHNVRLTANEFGVYRNFVQEEDRVSWIYDVRTTLEEYDIGWAMWDYTGGFGLFDKVDEQRILNRSMVEALGLSMVEVVLDTKGPEETEEMEEVAILDPIVISPVESEETEESEETEEVAILDPIVIPPVEMENREPVVIVNPEVILPVMTDEGATGRKIPEPSAIAGLVLLGVSGLGMKRRYCNG; encoded by the coding sequence ATGAATTCAGGCAAACTATTACAGTTTTTCGCCCTAGCTGGGTTGAGCATCAGTTCGTTTTCCATCGCTCCAGCGAGTCCAGCTCATGCTGATTTAACCACATCGAGCCTACCCGATGGGGAACATCCTTTAGAAACCCGCTTAGACCGTCTCACTCAGGGGATCAATTTAAGTCACTGGTTTGCTCAAAGTGAGACGTACAATCCGTTTCACATGGAAAACTTTATCAGCGATGATGACCTCGATTTGCTGGGGGATTTGGGATTCCAGCACGTTCGCCTCCCGGTAGATCCGGCGCTGCTGATGGACTTGAGCAATCCCGAATCACTCAATGTAGAATATTTGGGCTACTTAGACTCAGCCCTCGATCGCATCCTGGAACGAGATTTAGGGGTGATTGTGGATTTGCAAGCTAACGATGAGTTTAAAGAATATTTGGCCAGGGATGATGAGTTTGTTGATACATTTGTCCAGTTTGCGGGTGCATTAGCACAACATCTCAGTCCCCGGGATCCCGATTTCCTATTTTTAGAAGTGCTCAATGAACCCTCTTTTAACTTCTTTGCACTGGAAGATGTCGATCCAGTCAAACGATGGGATTGGGTTCAGGGGGAGATTTTAGGTGCATTTCGATCCGGTGCCCCTGAGCATACGGCGATCGCCACGGGATATGATTGGAGTGGCATTGACGGATTGCGGAAGCTCACTCCAGTTGCCGATCCCAATGTGGTCTATAATTTCCACTTTTACGAACCGATGACCTTTACCCATCAAGGTGCCGACTGGATCGACGAACACTTTAATTTGGTTTTGGATCTACCCTATCCTTATAATCAAGTCGAATGTGATGCGGTGATCCTGCGAATGACCGATGAAGACTTACGGCACGTCGCCCAGTCCTATTGCGATGAACAGTGGAATGCCGATAAAATCAAAGCCCGGATCGGTCTCGCTGCGGCATGGGCGACAGAACATAATGTTCGTCTGACGGCGAATGAGTTCGGCGTTTATCGAAATTTTGTCCAGGAGGAAGACCGGGTCTCGTGGATTTATGATGTGCGAACGACTTTAGAGGAATACGATATCGGCTGGGCAATGTGGGATTATACAGGGGGATTTGGCCTGTTTGACAAGGTGGATGAACAACGCATCCTCAATCGAAGCATGGTAGAAGCCCTAGGACTCTCAATGGTGGAGGTGGTTTTAGATACAAAAGGCCCAGAGGAAACTGAGGAGATGGAAGAGGTGGCGATTCTGGACCCGATTGTGATTTCTCCGGTGGAGAGTGAGGAGACGGAAGAGAGTGAGGAGACGGAAGAGGTGGCGATTCTGGACCCGATTGTAATTCCTCCGGTGGAAATGGAGAACAGGGAGCCCGTTGTCATTGTTAACCCGGAGGTGATTCTTCCAGTTATGACGGATGAAGGGGCGACTGGGCGTAAGATTCCCGAACCTTCTGCGATCGCCGGATTAGTCCTATTGGGTGTTTCGGGTTTGGGAATGAAACGCCGCTATTGTAACGGATGA
- a CDS encoding S-layer homology domain-containing protein, with product MATFYVDPTNGNDSAAGSQLAPLKTLAAALVKSTSGTTIKLANGSYTATSGEKFPLVVKAGVTIVGDEATKGKTIIIQGGGTKTMGNWPSQNITMYLEEGAQLRGVTVTNPGTSGVGVWIHGVSATIANSTLSKSSREGVFASGIAKPTIITNVFSENTGNGMSFVDNAKGEVRGNLFQKTGFGLTIGNQSAPLLKENHILENRTGVVINGDASPVLRNNIIEKNEQDGITVTNNAKVDLGTSEDPAGNTIKTNGQYDVQNASTQKILSIGNTLSVTTVKGDIEFVASSVDPEDDQPTTSLKDIAGHWAAPFITAMVGKGLIAGFPDGTFKPEEKLTRAQYAAIVAKAFNETLSSTTTNFTDVASDFWGKEAIVKANRMGFIAGFPDVTFRPNDNLTRVQALVSLVSGLKLSNGDAATLGYYTDRAQIPSYATNAVAIATEKGMVVNYPNVKELNPMREITRAEVAAIIYQGLVVKGLATAITSAHIVASDVKSQPLSDIAGHWAEPFILGLYNAGAVGGYPDGTFKPDDKMTRAQYAALLTKALNPPVKRDAATFKDVAEDFWGYVAVQTAYKSGFISGFPDNTFKPTENVQRAQVIVSLVNGLGLSGGTAESLTKFSDRTSIPDYAKEEVATALAKELIVSYPSADKLEPTRDATRAEVAVMIYQALVNGNKIAAIDSQYILSA from the coding sequence ATGGCTACATTTTACGTCGATCCCACCAACGGAAACGATTCTGCTGCCGGTAGCCAACTGGCTCCTTTGAAAACCCTCGCCGCAGCCTTGGTTAAATCAACCTCCGGCACCACAATCAAGTTAGCCAATGGCTCCTATACCGCAACATCAGGGGAAAAATTCCCCCTCGTGGTTAAAGCAGGAGTGACCATTGTTGGTGACGAAGCCACTAAAGGGAAAACCATCATCATCCAAGGGGGTGGTACAAAGACTATGGGCAATTGGCCCAGCCAGAATATCACGATGTATCTGGAAGAAGGGGCCCAACTGCGCGGCGTCACAGTCACGAACCCTGGTACTTCTGGGGTCGGGGTATGGATCCACGGCGTCTCGGCCACGATCGCCAATAGCACCTTATCTAAGTCCAGTCGCGAAGGCGTCTTCGCCAGCGGTATTGCCAAACCCACCATCATTACCAACGTCTTCTCCGAAAATACGGGCAACGGGATGTCATTCGTTGACAATGCCAAAGGGGAAGTGCGAGGCAACCTGTTTCAAAAAACTGGCTTTGGCTTAACCATCGGCAATCAGTCCGCGCCTTTGCTCAAAGAGAACCACATCCTGGAAAATCGCACCGGGGTTGTCATTAATGGTGACGCCAGTCCCGTTCTTCGCAACAATATCATCGAAAAGAACGAGCAAGATGGCATCACCGTTACCAATAACGCCAAAGTGGACCTCGGGACGAGCGAAGACCCGGCAGGTAACACAATTAAAACGAACGGTCAGTATGACGTTCAAAATGCCAGTACCCAAAAAATCCTCAGTATCGGCAATACTCTGAGTGTGACCACCGTCAAAGGTGATATCGAGTTTGTCGCCAGCAGTGTTGATCCAGAGGATGACCAACCCACCACGAGTTTAAAGGATATTGCCGGTCACTGGGCCGCACCTTTTATTACCGCAATGGTCGGGAAAGGTTTAATTGCTGGGTTCCCCGATGGCACATTTAAGCCAGAAGAGAAGCTGACTCGCGCTCAATATGCGGCGATCGTGGCGAAAGCGTTTAATGAAACCTTGAGTAGTACGACGACGAACTTCACCGATGTCGCCAGTGATTTCTGGGGCAAAGAGGCGATCGTCAAAGCCAACCGCATGGGCTTTATCGCCGGATTCCCGGATGTGACATTCCGTCCCAATGATAATTTGACTCGGGTACAAGCGCTGGTTTCTTTAGTCAGTGGGTTGAAACTCAGTAACGGGGATGCAGCGACCCTCGGATATTATACCGATCGCGCTCAAATCCCCAGCTACGCCACCAATGCCGTGGCGATCGCTACGGAAAAAGGGATGGTGGTTAACTATCCCAACGTCAAGGAACTCAATCCGATGCGGGAAATCACCCGGGCGGAAGTCGCAGCGATTATTTACCAAGGCTTAGTCGTCAAAGGACTCGCCACCGCCATCACTTCAGCTCACATCGTGGCTTCCGATGTCAAATCCCAGCCTTTGAGCGATATTGCCGGTCACTGGGCCGAACCGTTCATTCTTGGCTTATACAACGCCGGGGCAGTCGGGGGCTATCCTGATGGCACCTTCAAGCCCGATGACAAAATGACCCGGGCGCAGTATGCCGCCTTACTTACCAAAGCCTTAAATCCCCCAGTCAAACGGGATGCGGCCACTTTTAAAGATGTTGCCGAAGATTTCTGGGGCTACGTCGCGGTCCAAACCGCCTATAAGAGCGGATTTATTTCCGGCTTCCCCGATAACACCTTCAAGCCGACTGAAAATGTCCAGCGCGCACAGGTGATTGTTTCCCTCGTCAATGGACTCGGTTTATCCGGTGGGACTGCAGAGAGCTTAACGAAATTTAGCGATCGCACCAGCATTCCCGACTATGCCAAGGAGGAAGTCGCAACTGCCCTCGCCAAGGAATTGATTGTGAGCTATCCCAGCGCTGACAAACTCGAACCCACTCGCGATGCCACCCGCGCCGAAGTCGCTGTGATGATTTATCAAGCCTTAGTCAACGGCAATAAAATTGCGGCGATCGACTCTCAATATATCCTCTCCGCGTAA
- a CDS encoding class I SAM-dependent methyltransferase, which translates to MVSEASKQRAEPLSTRTNPPSLSVSQTEPVRDPELLAQALRHKLKNLTGAIGEVMMPCIPAMIDEHMNLVMGVMKGLGQTLTDEQIQSLRTSLSTHLAEGFRASPHARLSIKFSPPSPTEGLTSGLKITANIHTSSLEEKYDGWVKNRSGPLFGPHADAKIIDVAATFPNKEQAPILDVGAGTGRNSFPLARQGHPVDAVELTSVFAQKLLATAESEALPVRIFQGNILDPNLNLPPSYYKLAVVSEVISHFRNINQVRILLAKLSAGLESGGLLLFNVFLPIEGYEPDETVRQMGEVVWSYLLTREELKLAMAGLPLEILSEESVYEYEKAHLPSEAWPPTWWFISWATGRNIFPFAATPPVELRWVLCRRK; encoded by the coding sequence GTGGTTTCCGAAGCCTCTAAACAGAGAGCAGAACCGTTATCGACGCGAACGAATCCCCCCTCGCTCTCCGTCTCCCAAACTGAACCCGTGCGGGATCCGGAACTGTTAGCGCAGGCCCTGCGACACAAATTAAAAAACTTGACCGGGGCAATCGGTGAAGTGATGATGCCTTGCATCCCCGCCATGATTGATGAGCATATGAATCTGGTCATGGGAGTGATGAAAGGGCTTGGGCAAACCCTCACCGACGAACAAATTCAGTCCTTGAGAACCTCCTTGTCCACCCATTTGGCGGAGGGATTTCGGGCCTCACCCCATGCCCGTCTGAGCATCAAATTTAGTCCACCCAGTCCCACAGAAGGGTTGACCAGTGGGTTAAAAATCACGGCGAATATCCATACCTCATCCCTTGAAGAAAAATATGATGGGTGGGTGAAAAATCGCAGCGGTCCGTTATTTGGACCCCATGCCGATGCCAAAATCATCGATGTAGCTGCAACCTTCCCGAACAAGGAACAGGCACCGATTCTCGATGTCGGTGCCGGGACCGGGCGCAATAGCTTCCCCTTAGCCAGACAAGGACATCCGGTGGATGCGGTGGAACTGACCTCTGTATTCGCCCAGAAACTTTTAGCCACTGCCGAGAGTGAAGCCTTGCCAGTGCGGATTTTCCAGGGGAATATTCTCGACCCCAATCTTAATTTACCGCCGAGTTACTATAAGTTAGCCGTCGTTTCGGAAGTGATTTCCCACTTTCGCAATATTAATCAGGTTCGCATCCTGCTGGCCAAATTATCTGCGGGACTAGAAAGCGGTGGATTGTTACTGTTTAATGTATTCTTGCCCATTGAGGGATATGAACCGGATGAAACCGTCCGTCAAATGGGCGAGGTCGTCTGGTCCTACCTGCTCACCCGTGAGGAACTGAAGTTGGCGATGGCAGGACTGCCCCTAGAAATCCTGTCGGAAGAGTCGGTGTATGAGTATGAGAAAGCTCATCTCCCCTCAGAAGCATGGCCCCCAACCTGGTGGTTTATCAGTTGGGCAACCGGGCGGAATATTTTTCCGTTTGCGGCGACCCCGCCAGTGGAGTTACGCTGGGTTCTGTGTCGGCGCAAATAA
- a CDS encoding response regulator — MILESLGCAKIAGELAALMQQKVTGTWLVVAQECTGSYQPPDPGAKPLGDRPPGKPHQCSGKDPLTRMSETALPTVPQGKAPLSPRCAGERQWRFYLVMGRLLYITESVHRVRRWSRALRQHCPKFVVDPKDVAQGEPWEFQLLKPGMDQHLLSPTHAKALIRTSSLEALFNLASYAKISTHWHPQALESFQIPGNIALSALDVAQVFQKAEQLWEQWEQLGLHYISPDLSPVLSHPTQLKQQVSSQSFLTLNTLFNGENTIWDLAIERKQSIVGVTRTLHHFVEQGKISLQAVSDWPSPLEQWRIVRAAVAPKKPLIACIDDSPLVSEVLARILQPAGYETIAIQDPMQGVAILSEKKPDFIFLDLVMPQTNGYNLCNFLRQSHLFRETPIVILTSQDGIIDRTRAKLNGASDFLSKPPEAEKVLQMVEKYLKCSDRPNPLSDMGFPALA, encoded by the coding sequence ATGATATTGGAGTCTTTAGGCTGTGCAAAAATTGCTGGGGAGTTAGCCGCGCTAATGCAGCAAAAAGTGACCGGGACATGGCTCGTTGTCGCTCAAGAATGCACTGGATCTTATCAACCCCCTGATCCAGGGGCTAAGCCCCTTGGCGATCGCCCCCCAGGGAAACCGCATCAGTGTTCAGGGAAAGACCCCTTGACCCGGATGAGTGAGACGGCTTTGCCCACCGTTCCTCAAGGTAAGGCTCCACTATCCCCTCGGTGCGCCGGGGAACGCCAGTGGCGATTTTACCTCGTCATGGGCCGGTTACTCTACATTACTGAAAGTGTTCACCGGGTCCGGCGGTGGTCCAGGGCCTTGCGACAACACTGCCCCAAGTTCGTGGTCGATCCCAAAGATGTCGCCCAGGGAGAACCCTGGGAATTTCAACTTCTGAAACCGGGAATGGACCAACATCTGCTCAGTCCCACTCATGCCAAAGCGCTGATTCGCACGAGTAGTTTAGAAGCCTTATTCAACCTGGCCAGCTATGCCAAAATTAGCACCCATTGGCATCCCCAGGCCCTGGAGTCTTTCCAGATCCCCGGCAACATCGCCCTATCCGCGTTGGATGTGGCCCAAGTGTTTCAGAAGGCCGAACAGCTCTGGGAACAGTGGGAACAACTAGGGTTACACTACATCAGCCCAGACTTGTCCCCGGTCTTAAGTCATCCCACCCAGCTCAAACAACAAGTCAGTTCCCAGTCATTTTTGACCCTCAACACTCTCTTCAACGGGGAAAATACGATTTGGGATCTGGCGATCGAGCGCAAACAATCCATCGTGGGCGTGACCCGAACTTTACATCATTTCGTGGAACAGGGTAAAATCTCTCTCCAAGCCGTGTCAGATTGGCCTTCACCTCTGGAACAGTGGCGCATTGTTCGGGCGGCAGTAGCCCCCAAAAAACCCTTGATTGCTTGCATTGATGATAGTCCCCTGGTTTCAGAGGTCCTCGCGCGTATCCTCCAACCTGCCGGTTACGAGACGATCGCCATTCAGGACCCCATGCAAGGGGTGGCCATCCTCTCGGAGAAAAAGCCGGATTTTATCTTTTTAGATCTGGTGATGCCCCAGACGAATGGCTATAATCTTTGCAATTTTTTACGGCAAAGCCACCTCTTTCGCGAGACTCCGATTGTCATCCTCACCAGTCAGGATGGCATTATTGACCGCACCCGGGCTAAATTAAATGGGGCTTCCGATTTTCTCAGTAAGCCCCCCGAGGCGGAAAAGGTGCTGCAAATGGTTGAAAAATACCTGAAATGCTCCGATCGCCCCAACCCCCTCTCTGACATGGGTTTTCCGGCGCTGGCATGA